The window TTGATGATCCAGTCCTGGTGAAAATAAAAGAAGGCATTCCCTTTCAAAAAAAGCAAATATTCAAGCTATCTGAGGACAGAGTCCTTGGATACAAGCACCGGTTGTGTGTGCCCAATGTCAGGGGACTTCGAGGGCGGATCATGACAGAATTTTCACTAATCTAGATACTCTGTTTACCTGGGGTCAACCAAAATATATCATGATCTTCGACAATTATACTAatggaatgacatgaagaggaaTGTTGCCGAATACGCCGCACAGTGTCCGGATTGCTAATAAGTTAAGGTTGAACACTAGAAATCAGGAGAACtgcttcagaatatagaaatTCTAACATGGAAATGAGAGATGATCAACATGGGTTTTGTTACTGGGTTACCACGATCACGCCGAAGGTTTGATTCCATATggttattgtggatcgactcaccaaATTAGCTCATTCCGACCTGTTAAGACTACCTTCTCGACTGAAGATTATGCTAAgttatatatcaaagaaatagttcGACTCAATGAGGTTCCGATTCTATCATATCGgcccaatttacagctaacttttggaaaTCATTCCAACAAGGATTGGGTATGAGGATCAACCTTATCACAACGTTTCATCCACAAACAAATGACCAGGTCAATGCACTATTCAGACGCTCGATGATATGTTACGAGCCTATGTTTTGAGCTTCAAAGGAAGTTGGGAGGATCATCTACCACTCATcgaattttcctacaacaacaattaccatGCTAGTATTCGGATGGCACTGTATGTGGCCATATACAAATGGAAGCGTAGGTCTCCTATCGGCTTGTTCGAAGTTGGTGAGACAAAGTTATTGGGTCCTGAGTTGGTTCAACAGGCTGTAGAAAAGGTAAAAATGATTCAAAGTTGATTATTGACCGCTCAAAGCATGAAAAAATCTTACTCGGACAACTTACGATGAGATTTGGAGTTCTATGTGGGAGGCTAGGTATTCTTGAAGGTGTCTCCTATGAAAGTcgtgatgagatttggcaaaAGAGGTAAATTCAGCCCCCGGTATATTAGATCATatcaaattatttagaaggtcGGTCAAGTGGTTTATAAGCTTAAGTTGGCCCCGAAAATGGAAGCAGTGTATCCGGTATTCCACTTGTCTATGCTTCGTAAGTGCTTGGGTGATCTATCATGTATTATCCCTATTAGAGATATTCAACTCACAGAGGACCTATCTTACGAAGAAATTCCGGTGGCTATCCTAGATCGTCAAGTTCGTAAGTTGCGGACCAAAGAGGTAGCttcagttaaagtactttggaggaacaacaatatagaagaaatgacctTATAAATTGAAGAAGATATGAAATCTAGGTACCCCATTTGTTCTATACTACAGGAGGTAACAATGAGACTACTATAACGGGCACAACCCAAAATGAGTAGAGAAGTTTGCAAGGAGTGGCTATGATTTAACATTCGAGGATGGATGCTTGGGAGGGGgagatgatgttacaccccacgcTTTTCCTCCACATATGAAGTTGGAGATTTATAAGGTTTGGGCACAACCCATAAGCGGGCGACACGTTTAAGGACAAAGGAGCGGTTTTATTTTGCCAAATTATGACAGTTGTCGCACAGGGCGTAGTGGCCGATGCGGGGCGACCTAGTTGTTATGTGGGGCGATGGAATTTCTTAGGTCGGGTATAAAAGGACAGAATGACTATTCACTCTTTCATTCTAGGAGATATCACCAATTTTAGTTCACCCAAAATGCTCTAACCCCCCATCCCCCCCAGAATTCCTAAGCAGTCCAAGGCTAAATCAGATGCGAACCTAGGAGGGTATAGCGTGAAGAATCTTGTGATTGTCACTGCAAAACTTGTTATCTTGTTATACTAAGGTTTGAAAATTCATTGGAGGCAGAGTTAATCACTACAAAAGCGTAAGAACTCAGGAAATATAACTAGTTCTTCAATAAGACATGTAAGGCAACCTTCCTTCCTGGCATGATTTGAAGTAAGCCTCTTGCTCTAAAGAATTTCTATGTTGTTAGACTGAATTGTCCTAAGCTCTTCTGGATAATGTTATTCCTGTTCTGGTACTTACTTTGCCAGTGGCATTTCTTTCAAGTCTGATATGTTTGCAAATAGTATCTTAAGGTCGGAAAATGCGATTCATTCTGAGTTTAATCTTGATGTCTCCTGATATTGATCTTGCATTGAACTTATGTATATACGTATATATTTACGTTATCGAGCCGCGTTATAGTCAACTGGTACGACACATATTGTGTAACCATTTATCAGTTGGGTAGATGATGTGTGATATAAGGCTACCGAGTCCTCTTGAGGCCGACTACGCCAAGTCATGTTGAGGCCGGGTACAGTCGATATCTCATGAGGTCGGGTATGACCGATTCCTCTATGTAAGGTCGGGTATGACCAAGTTTTTTCAAAATCGGGCACGCCGAGTTCTATTGAGATCGGGTACAACCGAGATCTCTTAAAATCGGGTATGATGTGGTAACAATATGAGACTTTACCGAGTCCTCTATGAGGCCAAGTACGATATATGATATAATATGATATGCCGCAAAGAGCGGCTGAATAATACTATATTACGTATATAATACATAGCCCTAATGAGTGGCCTTACCTTTACAAAGCTTGCATGCATTTAAAGTTCATGGTTCCCATAGTGTACGCCACCCGGTGGCCTATCTTCGGTATTCAGGTTAAAATTATGTATTCACATCACTTATGTTATGTCGATAAATTACATACCTTATCAGCCTTACATATTTAGTACATCTTCCATACTGGCGCCACTTATTTTGGGTGGTATGTCCATGCCCACAGGTACAAATAGACCTGGTGACGTCCCTCCTCAGTAAGGTGCACGCTTCAGCTGTTGGTTGTCACACTCCATTTCTCTGGAGTAGCTGTTCAAAAGTCGATAGGTACTAAAGTATATAATCCAGCCATTTTCGATACGGTGGGCCCTTTCTCGACTAAGTTGTGTATCAtagtactcttagaggcttgtagactatTATTCAGATATATGTAAGTATTATTAGAACCTTGTTATCAATAGATGTACATTTACGTGTATATATTCAAAGTTAAGGTATAATCCATAGCCAATGATGAACATTTATTAATCCTGGTGTCTTGTTAGGAAGCCTAGTCGGCCTAAGTTCCTGCTAAGAGATTTAAGTACAGTTGTTGGTTCGCATGGGCCTTAGGGCGTCATGTTCCGGTCATACCTCCTGAAGTTGGGATATGACAAGGAGGAATTAACATCACTGATATATACACATGGAACAAAGCAACATTAAAGCATCTATGAAATTTGTGCAAGAAGAAAGATAAAATCTGAATTCTGTGTGTGCACATGTATAACATAAAGGAAAAAGAGCCCGAGTGTACAAAAAGCATCATGGCTAATTCAGAAAATACTTAAGGCAACAAAGCATTTAACAGAAGCTGGTTTAAGGGAAGAAAATGTGCTTAATGCAATGCTATTCTATCATGTAGATATACGACAAGTTAAGAGGAGAGTTTcccaaagtattgtggaggagaACCATATTGTATATGGTCGAAATCGGGTTCGCCTATTGAGTGACCAATCAAGGCTGAAATATAGCAGGTCAAAGCTCGAGCTCGGGTTATATTGAACCAAAGCACGAAATTAGATCGTCGAGATCGTGACCCCGGGACCGAACAAGATCGAGACCGAACATGATCGAGGGAAATTCGCCGAGCTAAATAACAGAAGGCTGAAATATCCGCGATCAATTGGAGATCACGACAGAAATCTAAGCACGTATCAAGGAGATGCCGATTAATTAACAAATCATGAGATTTTTCACCTTGTATAGAATTGTATCAAAAGTAGGacacccctactatataaatgggggtTTGATCATTTGTAAAACACATTGTAATACACGCCAAAAAGCAATACACTGTTTATTTCTAGTTCTCATCATCTTGTTATTCTGTTCTTACATTAGTTGAGGCATTTCTTGGCTCGAGAGTGATCAAACTCAAAGGTTAAGGCTATTCAATTTGTGAGGTTTGCATTCATTTTCTTATCATTATTTTCAATATTAATTTGTTTtcttaatttgtatcaagttacatcacgtatccttaaaatcgtgtataaattcatttgttatccgattttgagggtaaacacatCAACAACGAGGGGAGTCCAAAATGGGTGTTCATACTATATCTAGCAAGCCATAGAAGATTATATACCAGGAACAAGCTAACAAAGTAGGGGATCCCACACAATCCAAGATGTCCATTATGTGAGGACGAAATGGAGGACCATCAACACTTATTCTTCAAATGCAGATTCTCATAAGCAATATGGCTAAAGCTACTTCAATGAAAATGAGTGAGTAAACTAGTCCAGGGATGGATTGAGGAGATAGAATGGATAACAACATATACTAATGGTGGGAGCTCATCGACAGTAACATACATAATGGTTCTAGCAAGTGTTGTGTAGTGTGTACTATATTTGGTTGGAGAGAAATTATCCAATTTTTCAGAACAAGAAATAGAGTTGTGCAGAGTTAATTAGATTGATAACTCACGAGGTGCACTGTAGAGGAGTTTTGAAACCAGATCTAGCTAGACAGATGCAAAAACTAAATTTGTACCCATAACAGAATTTATTTGTAGTTATTTGTTATGTAGTTGTCGAGTTGTTTAGAAGCAAGAAGTAATATTGAAGTTGGGGTTCCATGTCcaacttaggggtcgtttgatacgaggtataagaaggtatagtgctggtataaaaatttaaggCAGAATAGCCTAAATGGCACTTATACTTGTGCCACTTTGTCATGCCGGTCCCCAAACTTATCAGTTTGCCAATTGAACACTTACACTCGTTCAAATCGTGTATAATAAACGCTTATGACATGAGCTACCAGTGTGTGTAATACAATCTCCTACACGTAGGACGCCACATCATTACTAGTGCCACATAGGAAAATAAactatttgaaaaataagacTGGCCACCCTACACAAATACCGAACCCATAGAAAAGAGATACAATAGGTTCTTTCTTCTAAACCAGAATATACCCAGAAGCTTCAAGCGAGCTTTAATGGCGTCTCTGCTTGTCCCTCCAGTTTTGATCCTCAAACACAAATGTTTATCGCCATTTTCAGGTCTAAATTTCAATACCCAGCTGAGTTCTAGTACTATGTAAGCAACAACTTGATGTTTCAAATCAATAGATTCGGTCTTCGCAAGACCAACAATGAAATTTCGAAAATTCTCAACAAACAAGCCTTTGAGTCTCCTCCCCAAAATTCAATTAAAGATCCAAATAGtgaaacacaacaacaataatcaaatcaATAGATTCGTTCTTCGCAAGACCAACAATGAAATTTCGAAAATTCTCAACAAACAAGCCTTTGAGTCTCCTCCCCAAAATTCAATTAAAGATCCAAATAGtgaaacacaacaacaataatcaaaacaGATCCATTCGTCAACCTAAAGAGTCATCGAAAACAGACCACCCTTCACCTACAAAGCTTTTTCAAAACCAACACTCCGCCGTTGTACCACCAATCAACCACCAGAAAAAAGAACCTGCCATAAAAAATGACTACCCAAAAGACCAACATCACCCAAAACAATCTGAAATTTTGCTACATGAAAACGAATCGAAAATAGGTTTCACAAGAAATCTTCTTCCactatttctatttcttttccttgCAAAGGCTATCTTCCAAAGTAAGGAAATGGGGATGCGAGAAAAAAATTCCCCAAAAATTGCTGCTGATCTAGTAGAGGTTTTGGATATGTGGTGAATGCAGATGTGAAGGGAAGGGCTGTGTAattaggggtgttgggttaaaaTGGGGGAAGAGGAGTAACGTGGAGAAGGGAGGGGGGTTGGTGGACTGCAGAACTAAGAGAAGCAGAGACACCATTAAAGAGCTTAGGCaccttcattctttctttttctaatttgattttttgtatttttcttttctttttattttttccttattttaatcATTAATTTTTATGTCCACGCTCCTTATATGCGTGAAATATACGTATTTTGTTCACTTCAGCAGTTAAGTTGCCACGTAGACTTGGTCAATGGTCTGAGGGATTTAAAATATCGGCTTTGAACAACTATAAGTGTCTGGACGAAACTTTATCAATTATAGGGACCGGGATGACAAACACGAACAAGTACAAGTGCCTACCAGGCTATTCTACCAaaataccaccttaatactttatttggttagcaaaccaggtataagttattccggGATTAAAATTAATACCGTGATAATTTATACCTTATAGAGGGTGGGTTATtagcaccgggataacttataccttcttcttagagattatgcaattatcatttttaatacaacatatcAAACAGTCGATAAAAAACAATCccagcataactaatcccagtataacttatcccagcataacttatctcggcataagccgtattcaaaccaaacgaccccttagggtACCAGTTATACTTAGTAGGCGGTTTCAAATTTGGaatttcactaaaatttgaattgaagaTGAAGTTGTATTTGGTTATAATTTTTGCAACATATTTGGATGTGTTTTTTTCAGAACCATGAAACATGATTTATATTCCACAACTTGTAAAAAATGTCAAAACCATCCCAATTTAATTATCCTACTTGAAATAAACAACCGCTTGTCGGATTGGGATGGCAAAGGCAGTCGCACACTTTGGTGAGAAGAAGACCTGCGCGTTTTGTGTTTTTGTGGGTAGTTGTAGGTTAATAACTGATGaggttattttataaattttaaaaatatggggTAAATTTGTAAAACTAAAAACTAGCAAattcctattttcaattgaaaaatTGGTTCTCATTggtttttcaaatttgaaaatgcattttcaaaTGAAATTGAAAAAATTGGTAAGAGTTTGATAACCAAACattgttttcaaaataaattttgaaaaaaaggaaaattttgcatgtccaaacgggctcttataaatattgaaaatttaattaccaaaaaaagtactcccttcgtttcaatttatgtgaacctgtttgactgggctcggagtttaagaaaaaataaagacttttggaatttgtggtcctaaacaagtcaaaaaggggcccagagtatttgtgtggttataaaagcttctcattaagggtagaattacacgtttaagctaaattgttattAAATTTAGAAatggatcattctttttggaatgtactaaaaaggaaataggttcacgtaAACTAGAATAGACGGAGTACTATATTATGAAGAAAGGGCATTTATGGTAATCCAAGAAAAAGAACTCCCACTAGCGAACTATTTCAACCCTCCAAtaaatcatcatcatatcattTTGCAGCTCATAAAAAACTTTTGATCCAAAAATGCTAGCAGTTTTTGACAAATCAGTGGCTAAAAGTCCAGAAGGGCTTCAGAGTCCGAGCAATGAGACCGCAGTATCTGCTCTGAAAGATGGTTTCTTGGCACAGCGCTTTGCCTCCAACCATTCAGGCTCTGTCACCATCAACTTGGGTTCTTCTGGATTCTTGGCTTACTCCCCTGATCGCCAAAACCCTCTTCTTCCCAGGTCCTATTTCTTATCCCATTTGTCTTTGATCTGATATTTGTTGTCATTTACCCCAAAAAGATAAAGGAAACTAAGATCTAACGACTGTTTTTTTTAATTCCACTCAGTTGACTTTATGTTCTTGTGTAATCCGATCTCTCATCTTTTCTgcgatttatttatttgtttttatagTGGATCTTGGTGAATTTGacaaaatattactttttttcaaaaaaatatttctctttTATGTGTGCTGGTTTGTGATTTGTGTTTTTGTCGGTTTCGGTTTGGATACAATGATGGTCTTTCTGGGGTTTAGTTTTAGGAAATGCACTAGTGGCTTGTGTGTGAcagattttccttttttattttttatttaataatcACCATTGTCATTCAGTTGCTGCTTTAGTATGATTACTTATTTGTGTAAATTCTGTTTCATGTTAGAGTAATttagatttatttattttgaacCAAATCATGCTCTCTGGAGACATCTTCAGCCATCAGAATAatgaaattttagatttttttgttttttttgcatACCATGCTTTCTGTTTCTTGTAGGTTGTTCGCTGTTGTGGATGACATATTCTGCTTGTTTCAAGGCCACATTGAGAATGTAGCTCATCTTAAGCAACAATATGGGTTAAACAAGACAGCAAACGAAGTGATCATTGTTATTGAGGCTTACAGGACTTTGAGGGATAGAGGTCCTTATCCTCCAGATCAAGTTGTGAGAGATATTCATGGAAAGTTTGCTTTCATTCTTTATGATAGCTCTTCAAAGACTTCCTTCCTAGCTTCTGTGAGTAGTCCTTGTTGTCTTGAATCGTCTTGTCTCTTGTTGTCGAACTAGACTTTACATGTACCACTTTCATTGTTATAGGATGTTGATGGGAGTGTGCCCTTCTTCTGGGGTACTGATTCTGAAGGCCACCTAGTTCTCTCCGATGACGCTGACATTGTGAAGCAAGGCTGTGGAAAATCCTTTGCACCATTTCCCAAAGGTAATGCAGATGAACTTCTTGCACTCAAGGGAAAGGTCTACACACAtagtatttcttttttgtttttggatgAGTAATCAGTAAAAGAATTTCTATTGACATGGGAAAATAAGGAGTTGCTGCTCAACCATAGGATGATTAAAATAGACAAATATGCTCTTTGCAAGCTAATTAATATGCGTCTCTGATGACCAACATAACCAAATGAGTTGATTTGTATCGGATCCATTCTGACCTCTTCTATTTGTGCAAAtaattctcttttctctctttttccttggGTGAAGAAGAGGGTAAATTGGGGTGAGTTCATGTGGCAAGACAGCAAGATGCCTATACATAAATCAATCAAATTGGGTGGGATTCATAAATCAGGTTGGCACATGACATAATATCCGTGGGTTTGGATATATGCTTCATGTGCTTCTCATACTCCACTTTCTCGTATTTGGCTTTTCCCGTCCATCCTTATGTAGCATTTTCGGATTTAATGCTATAACAATGTGTTTTGTGTTTGTTGTTTCGTTGCTTTTTTCAGATGCTCAATGTCAGTTGGTTTACTTTTGAATCTTTCGCAGAATACTTATGTGTCTTGTTGTTTGTTTGCTTGTTCAGGATGCTTCTTCACATCTTCTGGTGGCTTGAGGAGTTATGAGCACCCCCGTAATGAGTTGAAACCAGTACCAAGGGTGGACAGCTCAGGCGAGGTGTGCGGTGCAAACTTTAAGGTGGATGCTGAGTCTAAAAAAGGGGGTACAGGCATGCCCAGAGTGGACAGCGCCGCTAACTGGTCCCAACACTACTAAGCTGACTGCAGTTTTCATCACCACAGAGGCTTCGTTATTATTTGGCCTTCTATCTTGTGCTTTTCCAACTCTTTCTATTATTCTCAACTTCTATTGCTATGAGCTTTATGGTCGTAGAGAAATGTTAAAAGGTGAGGAAAGATATTTCATATTGCTACCGAGCAACGTGATTCCCTATGTCGTATACTGGAATTAGGCCATTTTCTTGGCCGGAAGACGTCTACTTTAAATAACTTCTGTCTTGAGACAGGTTTGCTTATATCTTAGTATGTGTATTTGGTGcttctgttttcttttaacccTGCCTTTTCCATTTACAAATGTTTTCTTTAGCCAATATTGGTACGTTTCAGATCCATGCTGTCTGGCTAATGTTTCTTGCTAATAAGAAACATCAGCGTTCAGGTATCTGTTCCCTTGTGCATTGAGATTGTAGCATACCCAAAAGTTGGGCTAAGGCCAAAGAAACAGTCGTTGCTTAAAAGATGGTAAACTAAGCACATGACACTATATGCACAGTATGCTTTGGCAGGAAAGTGGCTCTGGCTACATAGCAACTTGCCTTGTCAAAAAGGTAGGTTGTTAGATATCAGAGGACAACCGAGGATTTGTGAACATAGATGATCGGATGAAGTATTGGGACTAAAATTGCATGCTAACCGGAACTGCCAATATTATTGCTATTGCATGTCAACATTTTGTAAACCGTCTATGATAATACAAGATAACTAGACTAAGAGCAAGAAACTAATCTATATTCGTGATAACACCACGTGCAACCACGATAAGTGTGACAAAACAGTGGTTTACAAACATCTTTTTATGCTAGACTGATATATTTACAGTTAACACTAAAAAGTAAGCATCAAAATACGAAAGCGGGAATGTAAGCATAAGCAGCTCTCTGCTGCAGCAGAGAGGCAGTCCCAGCTGATCTTCAGTCCTTAGCATCTGCAATTCCTCCTGGTGTTATCTGAAAAATGTGTTTTTTGTTAAGAAAACTTAATAGGTGACCAGGAAAAAAAACCTTAATTAGGTGAACTTTCTAGTTAACCCCTTGCTGCTAAACTTGACTCAgtggaaaagaatgaaaagagaaggaaagctAATTTAATTAAGAGTAGGATATTGCTTCGGCCTCTGGAAGATTTGGTGCATCAAACACCTTGCAGACACGCTGTTCTCCTTTGCCCTTCCTGAACATTAGTCTTATAGTTGCTGCGTGAGCAAGGACATGACCTCCTGCTGGCTTCTTTGGATCTGATATGAACACCCCTCCACCTGGATCAGCTATAACTGCATTCACCAATCCAACTACTTGTGTTAGCATGCTTAGAGTTTCAACTTAGATAAAAGGAAATCAATATACAGCACAGAAAGCGAGTCAGTTTAGCTGTTTGGAGTAAAATCCATTACATCAACAATTAGGAAGTTTCATTGTGGTTACTCTCCTATTCCTTCCCAGGAGTAAAATCCATTACATCAACTTagcttgtttgatattttttgattctAAACATATCAACAATTTGTAGAGCTGCGCAGAGTAGATTGCCTACCTTGATTAGTCATGTAAACAGCAACATTAAATTCCTCAGCTATCTTTATCAATCGGGACAGCATCTGAGCCAACTTTTGCTGGATATGGCAAGAAGGTGCAGTCACTCAAATTAAAACATATTTAGAATAGGTGATTGCAGGCTCTTCTTAGAACAAAGATAAATATCAAGAGACAGGAACTTATAAATCAAATATCATATTTCTGTATTTTGTTATACCTGACGTTCTGCAAGTTCTCCTCTTCCAGTGAAATCCACTCGAAATAAAGCAATCACAGAGTCAACAATCTGCAAGTAATATTTCAGTATATGAGTCCATTAGCAATGATTCTATTCAGGATAAACTGGAAGTTGTGGCTTTCACCAGAAGTCTGAAAGGCTCTTCAGCCATTTTTGCTGCCAGACCAAGAAGCAGGCTGTACTGATGTTCGTATGTGTATGCACGAGCATAAATGATCTGGTGAATTCACATCATAAGGGGAAAAGGGAATGATAAGAAATCAGCTGAAAAATCAGTAAGCTAAACAAAGAGAGGAGAGATCATTAAATGAGGGTCAAAAGACGCTTTACATTGTCAAGAACAGCTCCTGCGTCCATTCCAAATCTTTCAGCAATGGGCACAAGACGATCTGGCCGACTATAGTACACTTAGTtgaagaaacaagataaaatggAAGGAAGCATTCTCTTTTGTTTCTACAGCTGCTACTTCATGAGGAGACTTTTAAGTGCTAGTTTGATTATTGATGCTACATGAGTAAGGAAATATCAGCAAGGATACAACGTTCCCTCAGTATCAATGTAAGCCACCTTTCCATTCCCTCCTTTCATGCTAGTAGGAAGCTGAAATAAATCAGACAAACGAATTGACACTCTTGTCATGTTCTGGATGATACCATGATTAAGTCTAAAGCATATAAAGGATAAGGAGGGATTTAGAAGGTCAAAAACTTCATTGCTTCTAACTAAGATCAGAGGTGAACCTGAGTAGAGACACATAGAGTATGAGCAAGTTGTGTCTTTCCAGATCTGAATAAATTGTTCATTCAGCAGAGAGTTAGATGAAATATTCAGATAATGCTTCTACACCAAAGGTAAAACGATAATTAGTTGATTGTTACCTGAATTCACCAAAAGCTTCAGTGATTGCTGAAGTTTCGATCCCTCCTTCAGAAAGTTCACACCAGAAAAAAAACAATCAGAACCAAGAGCTATTTATGTGACAAGTAAAGAATTCAGGATAAAATTAAGTAGTGGAACATTTACCTCCCAAAAGTTCATCCAGTGCCTGGCTTCCAGTTGTGATACGAACTACCTGCTTCCTCTGTAGCAAACATGTTGTATTCAGATATCTTTTTATATAAGGCACAAATAGGATTCTACACTTCCTTATATATGTCACTCAAGCAGAAAGGATCAAGAGTGGATAGCAAAGAAAAGAAACACCGTGATTTTACTCAATAGGAGCTGTTAGCACTAAATTATAGACTGGGTTTTGTGGGCTATTAACTTTTAACATCATCAGTCAAACGAAAtctaaaatgaaaaaagaaacaaaaaactcATACTTTGAGCAGAGCATCACTTCCAGTAATATAGCCAAAATTCTGCAAAGATTACAAAAATAGTGAAGTCAGTAGTAGCAGAAACATATGATGATATCATCACTTGGAATATGACAATCAGTACATAAATCTCTTACCACTATCTTCTCAGCTGCTTCACAGATCTTGTCAACTTTTGCTTCGGATAGCCCTTTGATCCCAGTCAAGTTCTGGAAGCAAGACAAATTTGATACTTATTAGAAGAAAGAT of the Nicotiana tabacum cultivar K326 chromosome 7, ASM71507v2, whole genome shotgun sequence genome contains:
- the LOC107762442 gene encoding stem-specific protein TSJT1-like, whose translation is MLAVFDKSVAKSPEGLQSPSNETAVSALKDGFLAQRFASNHSGSVTINLGSSGFLAYSPDRQNPLLPRLFAVVDDIFCLFQGHIENVAHLKQQYGLNKTANEVIIVIEAYRTLRDRGPYPPDQVVRDIHGKFAFILYDSSSKTSFLASDVDGSVPFFWGTDSEGHLVLSDDADIVKQGCGKSFAPFPKGCFFTSSGGLRSYEHPRNELKPVPRVDSSGEVCGANFKVDAESKKGGTGMPRVDSAANWSQHY
- the LOC107762441 gene encoding meiotic recombination protein DMC1 homolog, whose product is MLAFKPEEQLQLVEREEIEDEDDLFEAIDKLISHGINAGDVKKLQDVGIYTCNGLMMHTKKNLTGIKGLSEAKVDKICEAAEKIVNFGYITGSDALLKRKQVVRITTGSQALDELLGGGIETSAITEAFGEFRSGKTQLAHTLCVSTQLPTSMKGGNGKVAYIDTEGTFRPDRLVPIAERFGMDAGAVLDNIIYARAYTYEHQYSLLLGLAAKMAEEPFRLLIVDSVIALFRVDFTGRGELAERQQKLAQMLSRLIKIAEEFNVAVYMTNQVIADPGGGVFISDPKKPAGGHVLAHAATIRLMFRKGKGEQRVCKVFDAPNLPEAEAISYS